The window TGGCAAACCATACGTCCACCACCTTCGTGAACGTCCCAAACGACATCCAGAAACTTCCCGGTGCCACATCGGAAGCCCCCACTGCCATCAAGAACGCCGACGCAGTTCCCGACGCGACGATGAAGATGCACAGAAGGGGGGATATCAATAGCAGCGCGAGAAAACGCGGCACTACCAACTGGCGCACGGGGTCAACACCCATTACTCGCATTGCGTCGAGTTCTTCACGGATTGCGCGGGCCCCGAAGTCGGCCGCGATGGTCGAAGCTGCTGCGGCACCCATCAACAGCCCCGCAGTCAGCGGTGCTCCCTGCCGAATGACACCCACGCCGGCCGCGGCGCCAAGCAGCGAGGTTGCCCCCAATTGATTGACGAGCCCCGACGTCACGATGGTGGTGATTGCGCCGATCGGAATGGCCATCAGCAGTGCGGGCATGGTCGTCACCTTCAACAAGGTCCATGCCTGCACGAACACCTCGCCGACCGCGAGCCTCATGGTGATGACATCGGTGACGACGTAGCGAATCACGTCCGCGAACAATTGGACACCACGACCTGTCGTGGCCGCGGTACGCCTTGGAATCATTCCCACGTGCCGGGCTGCGCTGAACGGGTACGCCTTGAGGCGTGACTGGCGCACCTTGCTCGAGCCCGACGTCGATGCACCCTGCGGGTGATCGTAGTCAACGGGTGTGGTCATGAACCACCGTCAGAACGCTTGCGAGCACGCGTGCACTCCGGCGTGGCGATGACGACCGCCGCTACTGGCGTCGGCACTCTAGCTGCCATGCGAGAAACCGGTTGCAAGGAATAGACGCCCACACTGCGCAGCGCGGCGGCGCGATGCATCCGTAGGGCCTGAGGCCGCCCGGGGTTGACGTGCCGGCTCCTGGCTCCAACCGTCGTTGAGGAGGTACAGGTCGCCTGGCACGCCGCACCTTCCAGCAGTGGATCCGATCAGAGGCCACAGCTTCATCAAGAAAACGTCCTCCCTGTTGGCACGTTCGCTAGAGTTGCGCCGCGCCTCACAAAGACCACGGCAGTGTGAGCAAACTCGCTAAACATATGGAGGATTACCGTAGAGCGCCACTTTCGGTTTGGCAAGCGGTCGCCCTGACCTGTTGAGCATGCAGTGGTGCGGCAGCTGTCCCAGTCAACCGGTCGTGATCGGATGAGCAGCACTACGTGTAGGAGACGCAAGGCTGCCAGCATGAAGACGGCGGTATCCCTCGTGGCTTTGACGGCCTTCGGGACTGCCCCCAGTTTGGTTGACTCCTGACCTGTGAGGATTCGTCCTTGCTGGAAGGATCGACCCCGTGCCGAAGCCGTTTCCTGCCGAGTTCCGAGCCGATGTCATCGCCGTAGCCCGCAAGGGTGAGGCGCCCCTGCGCCAGATCGCGAAGGACTTCGGCATCTCGGAGGCCTGTCTGCACCGCTGGCTCAAGATCGCCGACCGCGAGGACGGAGCCGACCGGCCCACGTCTGCGGCGGCCCCTGACGACGTAGCGGCGCAACTGCGCGAAGCGCACAAGCGGATCAAGCTCCTCGAACAGGAAGCTGAGGTGATGCGCCGCGCGGTTGGCTATCTGTCGCGGGATGCCAACCCAAATGATGTACCCGCTGGTCCTCGACCTTGCCGATGACGGTGTGCCCGTCACGGTGACCTGCCGGGTCCTGGGATTCTCCACCCAGGCGTTCTACAAGTGGCGCAAAGCCCCCCTGTCTCAGCGCGATTGGGACGACGCGCACCTGATCAACGCCGCCCGCGACATTCACGCCGACGACCCCGCATTCGGGTACCGGTTCATCGCAGACGAGCTACCCAGTCGCGGGATCACCGCCGGTGAGAACCGCGTGGCCCGGTTGTGTTCCCAAGAGCGGATCTGGTCCATCTTCGCCAAGAAGCGTGGACTGAACCGCCGATCCGGCCCGCCGGTCCATGACGACCTCGTCGAACGCCTCTTCAGCGCAGCCTGCCCCAACCAGGTCTGGCTGACCGACATCACCGAGCACCCCACCGACGAAGGCAAGCTCTACCTCTGCGCCATCAAAGACGTGTACTCCAATCGGATTGTGGGCTACTCGATCGACTCGCGG is drawn from Mycolicibacterium gilvum and contains these coding sequences:
- a CDS encoding ABC transporter permease, whose translation is MTTPVDYDHPQGASTSGSSKVRQSRLKAYPFSAARHVGMIPRRTAATTGRGVQLFADVIRYVVTDVITMRLAVGEVFVQAWTLLKVTTMPALLMAIPIGAITTIVTSGLVNQLGATSLLGAAAGVGVIRQGAPLTAGLLMGAAAASTIAADFGARAIREELDAMRVMGVDPVRQLVVPRFLALLLISPLLCIFIVASGTASAFLMAVGASDVAPGSFWMSFGTFTKVVDVWFAIAKTVVFGAIVAIVSSLRGMEAKGGPRGVADAVNSSVVVNVVLIVFANLAITQLQSMFVPMEVA